Proteins encoded by one window of Salvia splendens isolate huo1 chromosome 5, SspV2, whole genome shotgun sequence:
- the LOC121804483 gene encoding protein ENHANCED DISEASE RESISTANCE 4-like, whose translation MPETAKVRLVRCPKCENLLPEVTDFSVYQCGGCGAVLRSNNKGVDTFSEKSDEERIGSNLDRLSDRYEKMMNVSERRMMEMSGGSEPDVRSNVSTSSRAERRGGGLHERAETGGNGLGKEENWDVGSDVMRDRRLNEIQRAKMAQDFEDLALSRDNEVGLRRQGRAGDGRVGVRSAMEGAWRAQRVDLEVGRYRKDGSFDHLSASSYDFDDPSRSRSGVVDGLSNAEFIGDDRAELLRQLDEITYKLSRSGDLNDKGKDKAPLDRRMHHEAMVMQSSAKRPPFQNQYTEPPHLMRRQGMGENSFYPPRYAPSPVQGYGNPPRPHLCPSEAQGAFQMPPPRGYVSGPYVDDGMAYKDNMEAYPPNFSRHHPSCSCYDCRAMRQVSNPMMQSASSGKYSNVPDDHGSFGHYNRRVHGPPPSRLRTSQIHARWPNDVNSEVDGFTRRRPARAHLAGGGVHCSPLAGGAPFLTCNSCFEVLMLPKKALRRNGIRQKLRCGACSSLISFVVSGKNLVVSLDMEAKNSPLEAENGRDVPSKPSQTRTAFSSVDYDSSGYDFHSMDKEVARPGRDSKPIETRARRSTSTYASEAEEETQDSAREDKGPQPPSGSSLQNYFEHSNKYHLVKDSGERNRSGRSEHVVPLPSKTGAKQISRKESTATEIDISSNEFSNTGSTFESSEASKGGRGAGSFFAGIMESFKDPHRSEEAANVTVNGHLISNRLIKKAEKVAGPIHPGHYWYDFRAGFWGAIGGPCLGIIPPFIQEFNYPMPEHCAGGNTHVFVNGRELNHKDLNLLVGRGLPRERDRSYIVEISGGVLDEDTGEELESLGKLAPTIERAKRGFGMKSPQAVA comes from the exons atGCCTGAAACTGCTAAAGTTCGTTTAGTTCGTTGCCCCAAGTGTGAGAATTTACTGCCAGAGGTCACCGATTTCTCTGTTTATCAATGTGGCGGCTGTGGTGCTGTCTTAAGAt CCAATAACAAAGGTGTTGACACATTCTCGGAGAAGTCCGATGAGGAAAGGATTGGCAGCAACCTAGACAGGCTTTCTGATAGATATGAGAAAATGATGAATGTTTCTGAGAGGAGAATGATGGAGATGAGTGGTGGCTCTGAGCCTGATGTGAGGTCCAACGTTAGTACTTCGAGTCGGGCCGAGAGGAGGGGAGGAGGTCTGCATGAGAGGGCTGAAACTGGTGGGAATGGTTTAGGTAAGGAGGAGAATTGGGATGTTGGGAGTGATGTGATGAGAGATAGGAGGCTGAATGAAATCCAACGGGCGAAAATGGCTCAAGATTTTGAGGATTTGGCGTTGTCTCGTGACAATGAGGTCGGATTGAGGAGGCAGGGCAGAGCTGGGGATGGTCGGGTTGGGGTTAGGAGTGCGATGGAGGGTGCTTGGAGGGCTCAACGAGTGGATCTGGAGGTGGGAAGGTATCGAAAAGATGGTTCGTTTGACCATCTATCCGCTTCTAGTTATGATTTTGATGATCCATCTAGGAGTAGGAGTGGTGTGGTGGATGGATTGAGCAATGCTGAGTTTATTGGGGATGATCGGGCCGAGCTTTTGAGGCAGCTAGACGAGATCACGTATAAGCTGAGTCGTTCAGGCGATCTGAACGACAAGGGTAAAGACAAGGCTCCCCTTGATAGGAGGATGCATCATGAGGCGATGGTGATGCAAAGCTCGGCTAAAAGGCCGCCTTTCCAGAATCAGTACACTGAGCCACCTCATTTGATGCGTAGGCAAGGAATGGGAGAGAATAGTTTCTATCCTCCGAGGTATGCTCCAAGTCCTGTTCAAGGATATGGGAATCCACCGAGGCCTCATTTGTGCCCATCTGAAGCTCAAGGTGCTTTTCAGATGCCACCTCCTCGTGGATATGTGTCCGGACCTTACGTGGATGATGGTATGGCGTATAAGGATAACATGGAAGCATATCCTCCTAATTTCAGCCGGCACCATCCATCTTGCTCGTGCTACGATTGTCGTGCCATGAGGCAAGTTTCTAACCCGATGATGCAATCTGCGTCTAGTGGTAAATACTCCAATGTCCCGGATGATCATGgttcttttggtcattacaaccgGAGAGTTCATGGCCCGCCTCCCTCAAGGCTTCGTACCTCTCAAATTCATGCGAGATGGCCTAATGATGTGAATTCTGAGGTGGATGGCTTCACACGTCGTCGTCCTGCTAGAGCCCATTTGGCCGGTGGCGGAGTACACTGCAGCCCGTTAGCCGGTGGGGCCCCGTTCTTGACCTGCAACAGTTGTTTCGAGGTGCTGATGCTGCCTAAGAAAGCTCTGCGCAGGAATGGCATCAGGCAGAAGCTCAGATGTGGGGCTTGCTCTTCACTAATTTCTTTCGTAGTTTCAGGCAAGAACTTGGTCGTCTCACTCGACATGGAGGCCAAGAACAGCCCTCTAGAAGCTGAAAACGGCCGTGACGTGCCATCAAAACCGAGCCAAACTAGGACAGCCTTTTCATCCGTGGACTATGATAGCTCCGGTTATGATTTCCACTCCATGGATAAAGAAGTTGCACGTCCCGGAAGAGATAGCAAGCCTATTGAAACTAGGGCCCGTCGTTCTACATCCACGTATGCTTCTGAAGCCGAGGAAGAAACACAAGATTCAGCAAGAGAGGATAAAGGGCCTCAACCTCCTTCAGGCTCCTCTTTGCAAAATTACTTTGAGCATTCGAATAAGTACCATTTGGTGAAGGATTCAGGCGAAAGAAACAGAAGTGGGCGCTCTGAACACGTTGTTCCGTTGCCAAGCAAGACAGGCGCTAAGCAGATTTCGAGGAAAGAGTCCACAGCTACTGAGATAGATATATCGTCGAATGAGTTCTCCAACACGGGGTCCACCTTTGAGTCAAGTGAAGCAAGCAAAGGTGGTAGAGGAGCTGGCTCGTTCTTCGCTGGAATAATGGAGAGTTTCAAGGATCCACATAGATCGGAAGAAGCTGCTAACGTGACTGTCAACGGCCATCTAATATCAAACCGGTTGATCAAGAAAGCTGAAAAAGTAGCCGGACCAATCCATCCCGGACATTATTG GTATGATTTTAGAGCTGGATTCTGGGGAGCTATTGGAGGGCCTTGTCTTGGCATAATTCCT CCGTTTATACAAGAGTTCAACTACCCTATGCCAGAGCATTGTGCGGGTGGAAACACGCACGTATTTGTTAATGGCAGAGAGCTGAACCACAAAGATCTGAATCTGCTGGTCGGCAGAGGTCTCCCAAGGGAAAGAGACCGATCGTACATTGTGGAGATCTCTGGTGGAGTCCTAGATGAGGACACTGGCGAGGAGTTGGAAAGCCTCGGAAAGCTTGCTCCAAC CATTGAGAGGGCGAAGCGCGGATTTGGCATGAAAAGTCCACAAGCCGTTGCATGA
- the LOC121804684 gene encoding jasmonoyl--L-amino acid synthetase JAR6-like translates to MLEKMEERFDAEAVINEFESLSRDAGTVQRETLRKILDENGGTEYLQRWGLNGRTDPDSFKNCVPIVSHCDLEPYIQRIADGNSPCCLTGKPITTISLSSGTTQGKPKFVPFNDELMESTMQIYKTSFAYRNREYPIGNGKALQFIYSSKQFKTKGGLAAGTATTNVYRNAQFKKTMRAMQTPCCSPDEVIFGPDFHQSLYCHLLCGLIFRDDVQVVSSTFAHSIVHAFRTFEQVWEELVTDIREGTLSSRITVPLIRTAMSKLLVPNPQLADTIYRNISGLSNWYGLIQELFPNTKYIYGIMTGSMEPYLKKMRHYAGELPLLSADYGASEGWIGANVNPKLTPEMATFAVLPNIGYFEFIPLREDLNHQGQEAKPIGLTDVKISEEYEILVTNFAGLYRYRLGDVVKVKGFHNSTPELQFICRRNLLLTINIDKNTEKDLQLAVEAAAELLAGEKLEVVDFTSRVDLSTDPGHYVVFWEISGDPQDELLQECCNCLDRSFVDAGYMSSRKVRAIGALELRIVRKGTFHKILDHYVGLGAAVSQFKTPRCVGPTNDTVLQILSVNAVRSYFSTAF, encoded by the exons ATGCTGGAGAAAATGGAGGAGAGATTTGATGCAGAAGCAGTGATAAATGAGTTCGAGTCGTTGTCGAGGGATGCAGGGACAGTTCAGAGAGAGACTCTGCGGAAAATCTTGGATGAAAATGGTGGAACAGAGTATTTGCAGAGATGGGGTCTCAATGGCAGAACTGATCCTGATAGCTTCAAGAACTGTGTTCCCATTGTCTCCCACTGTGACTTGGAGCCTTACATTCAGCGGATTGCAGACGGCAACAGCCCCTGCTGCCTCACCGGGAAGCCGATAACCACCATCTCCTTGAG TTCGGGTACCACTCAAGGGAAGCCTAAGTTTGTGCctttcaatgatgaattgaTGGAGAGCACGATGCAGATATACAAGACGTCGTTCGCATATAGGAATAG GGAGTATCCAATTGGGAATGGGAAGGCGTTGCAGTTCATCTATAGCAGCAAGCAGTTCAAGACGAAAGGCGGGCTAGCTGCTGGAACAGCCACAACCAACGTCTACCGCAATGCACAGTTCAAGAAAACAATGAGAGCAATGCAGACCCCGTGCTGCAGCCCTGATGAAGTGATCTTTGGACCTGATTTCCATCAGTCGTTGTACTGTCATCTCCTATGCGGACTGATTTTCAGAGACGATGTTCAGGTCGTCTCATCCACGTTCGCGCATAGCATAGTCCACGCCTTCCGGACCTTCGAACAAGTCTGGGAAGAACTTGTCACTGATATCCGTGAAGGGACGTTGAGCAGCCGGATTACAGTCCCATTGATCCGAACAGCTATGTCAAAGCTACTTGTACCGAATCCTCAACTGGCGGATACCATTTATAGAAACATCTCAGGGCTAAGCAACTGGTACGGCCTAATCCAAGAGCTATTTCCGAACACCAAGTACATATACGGGATCATGACCGGGTCAATGGAGCCGTATCTGAAAAAAATGAGGCATTATGCTGGCGAGCTACCTTTGTTAAGTGCAGATTACGGAGCTTCAGAGGGATGGATCGGAGCGAACGTCAACCCCAAGCTCACCCCAGAGATGGCCACTTTCGCTGTGCTTCCTAATATTGGCTACTTCGAATTCATCCCTTTGAGAGAGGATCTAAACCACCAAGGGCAAGAGGCGAAACCAATAGGGCTCACCGATGTCAAGATAAGCGAGGAGTACGAGATCTTAGTCACCAATTTTGCAG GGTTGTACCGTTACAGGTTAGGCGACGTGGTGAAGGTTAAAGGTTTCCACAACTCGACTCCGGAGCTCCAGTTCATCTGCAGGAGGAATCTCCTCCTCACCATCAACATCGACAAGAACACCGAGAAGGATCTGCAGCTCGCAGTGGAAGCAGCGGCCGAGCTGCTGGCGGGGGAGAAGCTTGAGGTTGTGGACTTCACCAGCCGCGTGGATCTCTCTACGGATCCCGGGCATTACGTCGTCTTCTGGGAGATCAGCGGGGATCCCCAGGACGAGCTCCTCCAGGAATGCTGCAACTGCCTCGACAGATCCTTCGTGGACGCGGGGTACATGAGCTCGCGCAAGGTCCGAGCCATCGGGGCACTGGAGCTCCGGATCGTGAGGAAGGGGACCTTCCACAAGATACTCGACCACTACGTGGGGCTCGGGGCCGCCGTCAGCCAGTTCAAGACGCCGCGCTGCGTGGGCCCCACGAACGACACCGTTCTGCAGATCCTGTCCGTGAACGCCGTCAGGAGCTACTTCAGCACTGCGTTTTAG
- the LOC121803014 gene encoding jasmonoyl--L-amino acid synthetase JAR6-like, translating into MRLPPVDGIGDHNLENAPFFDLQLAVEAAAELLATEKLEVVDFTSRMDLSTDPGHYVVFWEISGEAQDELLQECCNCLDRSFVDAGYMSSRKARAIGALELRIVRKGDTGPLHRARGSRQPVQDATLCGPHERHRAADLVRECRRELLQHCV; encoded by the exons ATGAGGCTTCCTCCGGTGGATGGGATTGGTGATCAT aaCCTGGAAAATGCCCCATTCTTTGATCTGCAGCTCGCGGTGGAAGCAGCAGCCGAGCTGCTGGCAACGGAGAAGCTCGAGGTTGTGGACTTCACCAGCCGCATGGATCTCTCGACGGATCCCGGACACTACGTCGTCTTCTGGGAGATAAGCGGGGAAGCCCAGGACGAGCTCCTCCAGGAGTGCTGCAACTGCCTCGACAGATCCTTCGTTGACGCAGGGTACATGAGCTCGCGCAAGGCACGAGCCATCGGGGCGCTGGAGCTCCGGATCGTGAGGAAGGGGGATACTGGACCACTACATAGGGCTCGGGGCAGCCGTCAGCCAGTTCAAGACGCCACGCTGTGTGGGCCCCACGAACGACACCGTGCAGCAGATCTTGTCCGTGAATGCCGTCGGGAGCTACTTCAGCACTGCGTTTGA
- the LOC121805156 gene encoding protein SRG1-like, whose protein sequence is MDVKEMEEMFENGMQSVRMNYYPPCPEPDKVIGQMPHSDGSAVTILLQVNGVQGLQIKKDHGTWMPVKFLPEALVVNFGDTVEVLSNGLYKSIEHRATVTSEKERISVGMFFNPNFEANVGPSPSLLGNQKPIFKTISMKEYVNGFFSRRLQGKFLDTMRI, encoded by the exons ATGGATGTGAAAGAGATGGAAGAGATGTTCGAGAATGGGATGCAATCAGTGAGGATGAACTACTATCCGCCGTGCCCGGAGCCGGACAAGGTTATCGGGCAGATGCCGCACTCGGATGGAAGCGCCGTCACCATCCTCCTCCAAGTCAACGGCGTCCAAGGTCTCCAAATCAAGAAAGATCATGGAACTTGGATGCCGGTGAAGTTCTTGCCGGAGGCTTTGGTCGTCAATTTCGGTGACACTGTTGAG GTGTTGAGCAATGGATTGTACAAGAGCATTGAACATAGGGCAACAGTTActtcagagaaagagagaatttCAGTAGGAATGTTTTTCAACCCTAATTTTGAAGCAAATGTGGGCCCATCTCCATCTCTCTTGGGTAATCAGAAGCCAATATTTAAGACTATATCAATGAAGGAGTATGTTAATGGCTTCTTCTCTAGGAGACTCCAGGGCAAATTTCTAGACACCATGAGAATATAA